ACCTGATAGCCCGATTTTTCTAGGGTCATGGAAAGAAAATGTCGGGCCGTTAACGAATCATCCACGACCAAAATAGTTTTCTGTAGGGTTGCGGGTGAAGCAGCGATCGGCAACCCTTCCAGATTATCGAGCTGACTAAAGTCATTATTCTCCAACAGTGAAGCGGTGGCGGAAGCGGGGGCCAATAAATTCTCGTAATTCAGGGTTTTCGATCGCGTAATCAAAGCCTGACCATCGAGAACCGGCACCAAGGAGCCATCCCCTAACACCGTACAGCCATAGAAATAGGGTGGGGCCGACGCAATCGAACCAAACGGCTTGACCACTAATTCCTGCTCTTGCAATAGGCGATCGACCGGAATCGCCAGCATTTCCGTTTCACCCGCCAAGATCAAAACCGGCATTTCGTGGGTTTCCGACAGCGGCACATAGCGGGCATAGGTCGGCATCTTTTTCGCCAACGGATAGGAACCAAGCAGCGCTTCGGAAGGATACAGCGGCACCTTCTTGTCCTGCCACAACAGCACTTGCTGCCCATCCACCAAGTCAATCTGGTCCAGGGATGCCGTCGCGACCGCCACCAACGTATCGACGGGCAACGCCATCAGTTGGTTATGGATCTGGAACACCACCAAAATTGCCGTGGTTAAAGTGAGTGGGAAGCGGAGTTTAAACACGGTGCCCTTACCCGCTTCCGACGCAATCGAGATCGAGCCTTTCAGCTGCCGGACTTGGGTCCGTACTGCATCCATCCCAACCCCGCGTCCCGATAATTCCGTCACTTCCCGCGTCGTGGAAAAACCAGGCATGAAAATATAGTCATACAGCTGTTGCGGTGAGAGTTGTACTGCATCTTCAAAAGTCAGCAGCTTACGCTCCACAATTTTGCGGACGATCGCATCACAGTCAATCCCGCGACCGTCATCCCGCACCTCAATATAGGTTTGGTTGCCACGGGCATAGGCGCGAATTTCGATCGTCCCCTCAAGATCCTTACCCTGAGCAATCCGTCCCGCCTGAGATTCGATCCCGTGATCAAATGAGTTACGGACTAGATGCACCAAGGGGTCCAGCAGTTTCTCCAAAATGGCTTTATCTAATAGCGTTTGGGTGCCGCTCAGTTTGACCTTGACCGGCTTCTTATGCTGTAACGATAGATCCCGTACCATCCGGGGGAAACGCTGTAAGACATCGGCGACCGGGAGCATGCGCGCTCGCAATAGCTGGTCACGCACCTGCTTCAGCGTATATTGGCGTTTTTGCTGGGTATATTTCGATTCGTTAGTCAGTAGACGAATATCCTGAACCGCTTCTTGCAATTGCGCCAGCTCTTCCATTAAAGACTGGGCCACAACATACAGGGTGTTGTAGTGATCCAGCAATAACGGGTCAAAGTCAGTATTGGTCGTTTTGGCCGTCCGTAGGGTGGGGCTGTCTAAGCGGGCGGCGGGATTAACCGGCAAACTGGTAGAGGGCGCGGTTGCGATCTGGGCCCGCGTATTTTGACTTTTATCGAGCCAATAATGCAATTCCTGGGTGATCAAATCAAATTGCTGGAAGCGCTTTTCGACCGAATCAACAATGCCTTGGTATTGCTGGTTATGTAATTTGGCCAAATTCTCCTGCGTGACCAGTTCACCCACCAGATTATGCAGTTGGGTCAAGCGCTTCAGATCAACGCGCACGGTTGTGGCGAGATAGTAATCGGTTAAGCGCGATTTAATCGATTGTGCGGGATCACTGTATTCCCCAAACGGCGATCGCCCCCCTTTCGCGATCGCCTTACGCAGCGTGGAAGTCACTTCTAATGGCCGCACCTGGAGGCGATGTTGACCGGGTTCACCGGCTTCCTGAGTCTCCAAGTTGGCGGCGGTCGTATCGGCCAACGAAGGCACCGGCTGGTCCGATGTCACCGGCTGCTTACTTTGGGCGATCGCCTTATCCAGTAAGGTTTCAGTCCGCTGCGGCGCTGGAATCACATGGGATAAATCACTCGGTTCATCAATCAAGGCTTGCAGCTGCTGCACAAAAGAATCCGATAACTCCTCCTGCACCGGCATCAGATTCACGGGCAATACAGGTGGGGTCTGGGCATCGATCTCCGGCGCCTCATCCTCATCCAACACCGATTCTAATTCCCGCACCAATGAATCCGTGACAAATTTGGGGAGCGTATGGGTGCCTTGAACCGGATTCACCTGCAGCGGCATCGCGGATTGGGCCTCTAACTCCGCTAAATGCTGCGATAGCTCGACCAAGTCATCGGGAGTTTCCGCAATCTTGAGCAGGGCCTCATTTGGATGGACGGCTTGCAAATCTTCCCCAGCCTCAGCCACCGCTTGCACCTGCTGCAAATGACTAAGGCTGAGGTGGGCCACTTCCACCACTTGCTCCGGCCGATTTAATAACGCCGTTTGAATCAGCGTGACGATCGCATTTAAGCCCGGCAATTCCGAATCCTGGGCCAGGGCCAGGGCGGAATTCAATACCGCGGGTAAGGCCACAATTAACCGATTTAGGTCACCATCGCGCAGCACGGTTTCCAAGTGCGCCAACTCCGCAGCCACTTCCGCCTCAAACCGGGCCTGGAAAGATTGATCCGGCGATTGATGATTCTTGATCGTGTTGTTGTCTGTCATCGCGCCACTGAACCCTCTTTACGGTTAGAAACCAGCCCGGTTGTGCCCCAGTTGGCACAGGTCTGTCCCTGGATGAATACTGGTCGATCAGCGCCCGGCTATTTCGACGCTCGTCGCACCTTGAATTGGGCTGCACTGGTCTGCAAGTCTTCCGCCATTTTCAGCAAATGGGAGAACGATTCCGCCACAGTTTGGGTCTGCTGGGAAGTTGTATCGGCGATCGTTGCCACTTGCAGCATGGTTTGCTTCACCGACACCGAAGTTTCGGTTTGTGCCGCCGCCGCTTGGGAAATGTCGCGCACCATTTGATTCAGCTGCATCCCGACTTCGGTGATTTCGCTCAAATGCATCCGCGACTCTTCCACCAACTGCGTTCCGTTGACCACATGCTCGGTGCCCGTTTCCATCGCGGCCACCACTTCATTGGTTTGCCGCTGAATCTCTTCCACCACCTGCTCAATTTCCGCCGTGGCCGCAGCGGATTGCTGGGCCAAGGTGCGAACTTCCTCGGCCACAACCACAAACCCTTGACCCTCCTCACCCGCCTTGGCCGCCTCAATCGAAGCATTCATCGCCAGCAAGTTCGTCTGGGTTGCAAAGCCATTGATTAGGTTAACCACACGGGAAATTTTCTGCGATGCCTCCCCCAACCGCTTCACTTTCTTCGCGGTCTCCGCCACGGTTTCACGAATTGAGGACATACCCGATACGGTGCGATCCATCACCTCGTCACCGGACTGGAGCTTCTTGGTCGCCCGTTGGACATTACCCTCCGCTTCTTCCGCCCGCGCAGCAATCTGATGAAGCGCATTCATCATGGTCTGCACTTGCTCAATCGCATGGGCCACCGTTTGAATTTGTTGACGACTCTCAAGCGACAGGGAGGAAACGGCACCTTCACTATCCGAGGCAGTTGCCGCGACTGACCGCGAGGCAAATTGGACTTGGGCAATGGTTTCGCGCAGCGCATCAATCACTTCGTTATAGGACTTGGCGATTGTCCCCACTTCATCGTTCGACTCCCGCGCTTGCACGGTCAAATCGCCACGGGTCAGCGGTTCAACCTGCCGCAATAGCTCTTGGGCCCGCTGTTGAAAACGCTCTTGTTGTAGCTGTTGAGCCTCGGCAGTCGCATCGGCCGCCGCCTTCGCCGCTTCACGTTCACGCTCGGTATCAGCAATCAACGCCGACTGATCCAGCGCATAACCCAACTGAATCGCCAACTTCGCAAACAGATCGAGATCTTGAGTTTCCCAGCGGCGCAAATCATTGTCGTAGGCACACAGCAAGCCGGTCAACTCCCCATTTTGCAAAATCGGGGCGACAATCGTTGCCCGAATTTGCAGATCTTCCAGCAACTGCAAATGCTCAGGGGAGAGATTCGCTAAATAAATATCGGGAATCGACTGCACATGACCGTTCTTAAAACGCTCCAAGGGCATTTCCGTAAATAGCCCTTGCAGATCGCGGCCCGCAAGTCGCTCTGAGGAAAGGGCCGTGGCTTCCGCCGCAACGTCTCCCGCATGACTCAAGGGCAAAGTCGCATCCAGCTGACGGGGGTCGGTGGCAAAGCGATAAACAATCACTCGATCGGCATCCAAAATCAACCGCAGTTCCTGCACCGCCGTATTCAAAATTTCCGTTTCTTTGAGCGATCGCCGCATCACACTCACAATTTCATTCAGCGTGCGGAGGCGCTCCGCACTTAAGGTTTGGCGGCGGAGAATCGCCGCTTGGTTCAACGCCAGACCCAACTGACCACCCAAACGTGCGACTAACCCGATATCTTCTTTTTCCCAAGCCCGCGCCGCTTCACAGGCATGCACCGACAGCAGGCCGACTAATTCACCGTTTTGAATCACCGGGGCCACGATGCAGCCGCGCACCTGCAACTCATCCAACTTCGCCCGAAACTCCGGCGGCAAACCCTCGGCATCAATATCTGGCATACACCAAACCTGTCCGACCCGGAAACGCTCCATCACGGCAGCCGGGAAAGGATTGCGCAAGACGCGGCCTGACAGTTTACTAAAGGTCAACCCCACGGATTCCGCCAGAATAATGGCACTCTGATCTCCATCAATCCGGTAAACCACCACCCGATCCGCCTCGAGGGTGTAGCGCAGTTCATTGACCGTCGTATTGAGAATATCTTCCTCTTTGAACGATCGGCGCATGCTGTCAACAATTTCATTCAGGATGCGTGATTTCTCCACGCTCTTCGCCTGACGACTAATCAAAGCCGATTGCTCCAAGACAAAGCCCAACTGGGAGGAGAGCTTGGCAAAGACATCAACATCTTCGGGTTCCCACTGGCGGGTCGTGGCACATTGGTGGGCACAGAGCAAACCAATCAGCTTGCCATGCTGCAAAATTGGCGCAATCAAACTCGCCCGGATTTCAAATTTGGCCAGCATTTCCTTGTGGGCGCGGGTCAACCCTAAACGGCCCACATCGGGAATCACCTGCACTTGCTCATCTTGATACCGTTCAATCGATCCTTCACGAAACAGATCGTTGACCGTCTGTCCCATAAATTGGCGGTAGTTCGCGCCCACCGACTCAGCAATAATGGTGCCGCTCCAATCGTCATTACAGCGATAAAACATCACGCGATCGGCACTTAAGGCATAGCGCAGCTCAGTGACCGTCGTGTTTAACAACGCCGCCTCCCCCATGGACTGACGCATTGTTTCAATCATTTGCCCCAACCACTGCGAGCGTTCAATACTCAGCTGTTGTTGGGTTTGCAACGAGGCATATTGCCGCTCCAGCTGCTTGACTTGGTCATTCACCACCCGGTTGGTGCGGCGAGCGACGAGCAAGCCGACTAACCCAACGACCCCCAGACCCGCTAAAAATGCGAAACCAAACTGGCTGGCACGATATTGCTGCTGCTGCAACACCCCTTCCGGATTTGCCGCCACCACGGTCCGCCAATTTAACTGCGAAAGGACTTTATCGGTTTGACTCGTGGCCCAACCCACGAGTTGATCCGGCTGGGCGGAATCTTTTAAGCCCAACACTGAGAGCCCAAATCGCAAGCGCTGGGACACAGCAGCACCAGCCGTCGAACTCGCCTGGAGGGAATTTTGCAGACCCGGCAAAACCTGCTCTACCGGCTGATTTAGCTGAGCTTTATCGATCGCGAACAGCACCTTACCTTCGGCATCGGTAATGTAAGGCTGGCCTAAGTTGACACTCGCCGTCAACAACTGCTGCTGCATCGCTTCCGGATTCAGCTGGGCCATCATCACGCCCGTAATCTGGTTCCCCGAAGTCATCGGCACCGCGATAATCAGCGTCGCCCCACCGGCATCTGTGGGCATGGGGACAACCACAACATCCTTCGTCTTCAGAACCTGTTGAAAATAAATTTCGGTTGACTGATTGCTCAGCTTTGTCCCCTTGGTCTGGAGCGTGGGCTTCCCCGTGTGATCGAGCAAGGCCAAGTGCTTAAAGCTAGCCGAATAGGACTTTTGCTGTTCTAGCAACCCGAGTTTGGCGGCGGTCGTTAGGCGATCGCCCTGGAAGAGGTTCCCTTCCACCAACTGCTCCACATCCTGCACCCGCTCTAACAAGAACTGGTGCAACTGATCCGAAAGCTGGGCGGCGGTCGCTTGCTGCTGTTGGGCCAACCCTTCGGTCATGGAGTGATTCATCCAGGCATAACTCACTGCCCCAACCGCAAATAACGGCAAGGCACCCACGGCGGTCGCGGCAACGAGCGTCTTCAACGCGAGCTTGAGTCGCAGCTTGACCGGCTTTTGCGGCGGGGTCGCTCCAACTTCCACGACTGGCTCAACTGCCTGGCTGGGCTCACTCCGCAGAGAAATTCCTTTAACCGGGGGCGGCAGCGGCACAGAATGCTGAGTTTGAGCCGCAGCAGTCGCCTTCTCCGGGGACGCTGGAGTCATCGCAGAAGGGGAGTTGGGGGAGTTGGCGGAGCCGTTCGGTTGCATGGTAGAACACCAAAGAGGACAATGATGTAGGAACTAAGGGTGACAATTTCGAGCTGGGGTTGGGGCATTTGATCGCAGTTGGCGCAATCAATCCGCCGCTTCACTTCCGGATAGCGCCTGGGCAATGTATTGCACCGTGGCCGCGGTATCCAAAATCCAATGCCGATCGCCCTCGGGGGAAACCCAAGCACCTTGTAAACCCGGAATACTGGGCACACGGCGTTCAAGCGATAACGGACGGATTTCCTGGGGGGTGAGCTGCCGCAGTTGGGTCACTTGATCGACGACCAAGCCCACTGTCTGCTGCTGATACTGCACCACGAGACTGTCAAAGCGGCCTTGACGACCACCCTGCTGCACGCGGCGGTACAGTGGCTCTTTACCCATCACAACGCTGACATCAACCACCCACAGCACTTCACCACGCCAATTGGTCAACCCCATGACACAGGGGGCCATTTCCGGCAGACTGACAATTTGTTCAGATTCAATCGGAATTACCTCGGTCACACAAGTGTTTGGAAGCAGGACATTCAGGTCTGGCGGTAAGCTCAGGCCAATGTATTGCTGAACTTGATTTAATGGCGCAGCGGGTTCAGCCGCTGGGGAGGAAGTCATCATAGTGATTTGGATGGAACACACCAGGGAAGTGCGAATCAAAACAGTCCGGATGTCACGTCAGAATCTCTGTAGAAACGATTAGTTCGCAAGTAACAGAAGCAACTCTGAAGCAATTCACTGAGACAGTAAAACTGACTAGTGAAATTAGCGTGAACCGATCGGACAGGCCCATTGACAAAAGTTGTGCAGAGCGCGATCGCTCAGACAAATTGGCAAAGATTTGAGATCAGCCGATCGACGGATGCCAAGATTCATTGCCTACAGGATAAGCGGCGGATTTAGGTTGTCAGCACCGCGCAAGCACTGATTTTTCATCAGGAGAATATTCCCGTCTCAGGAGATTCTCGGTACATGACTCAGTAATTTGAGCCATGCGGTGCGGTGTGGCAAATTCGCCAGTTTAGCCTGCGTAACGGGCTCTACATCACCGATTAAGATTTGGGCAAAGTTGTCCAAGACGATCGGGGATGCCACGTGATTACGCGGTCTTATTATGCCCCGTTTAATCCGAGGGCTACCAATGGCTTAAGTAGCGAATAATACGGAGTTTGAGTCGCATCACTGCGGGCAATCGACCACGCATTCGAAACACCAATTGGCCTAAACTCAAAAGCAGTTTGGCGACTGCCACCGTCATCACCATCGCGGCAACTGCGCCGATCCATCTTCTGGACGGTGATGGCTAATTTACCGTCGATCGATGTAGCTCGCTCAGTGAGGCGTCAAATGAGAACTGAGCCAAACACGATCCATTGATCACAATTTAAAATTGGTCCGTCGGGATCGAGATTTTTGCTTACTACAAGGATGACGTCGATGCGTCAAATCGGGAAAATCGTGCTGATGGTATCTGTGCTTCCAGTTTCCCCAGTCGCGATAGCCGCGACCCCAATGCCTGAAGCACCCAATACAAATTTGTCGCCCCAAGTGACAACACTTGCGGCCGGGGTCAAGGTTTGTGATGCGCAGCAGAATCTCACAGCCAAGGTTTGTGCCGGCGATGGAATCGAATCCGAGGAGCGCAAGTTATATCGGCTGCTGAATGAGTATCGTCGCCAACAGGGTTTACCAGCAATTCCCCTCTCACCGTCTTTGAGCTTGGTGGCAAATCGGCATGTGCGGGATTTCGATCGGCATACTTTAGCCGGACATAGCTGGAGCAATTGCCGCTATGATGCCGCAAATCGATCGACCTACGCTTGTATGTGGCAAGCACCGCAACGATTAGGGACCGCCTATCCAGGCAATGGCTACGAAAATAGCTATGGCAGCAGCACGGGTCGAGTCACGGCGCGTGAAGCGCTCAATAGCTGGAAAGGCAGCCGTTCACATAATCGCGTGATGCTCAATCAGGGCGTCTGGAAGACACAATGGCAAGCGGTGGGAATTGGCATTTATCAAGGACGCGCTGTGTTGTGGTTCGGG
This Romeriopsis navalis LEGE 11480 DNA region includes the following protein-coding sequences:
- a CDS encoding chemotaxis protein CheW, whose protein sequence is MMTSSPAAEPAAPLNQVQQYIGLSLPPDLNVLLPNTCVTEVIPIESEQIVSLPEMAPCVMGLTNWRGEVLWVVDVSVVMGKEPLYRRVQQGGRQGRFDSLVVQYQQQTVGLVVDQVTQLRQLTPQEIRPLSLERRVPSIPGLQGAWVSPEGDRHWILDTAATVQYIAQALSGSEAAD
- a CDS encoding GAF domain-containing protein, with product MTPASPEKATAAAQTQHSVPLPPPVKGISLRSEPSQAVEPVVEVGATPPQKPVKLRLKLALKTLVAATAVGALPLFAVGAVSYAWMNHSMTEGLAQQQQATAAQLSDQLHQFLLERVQDVEQLVEGNLFQGDRLTTAAKLGLLEQQKSYSASFKHLALLDHTGKPTLQTKGTKLSNQSTEIYFQQVLKTKDVVVVPMPTDAGGATLIIAVPMTSGNQITGVMMAQLNPEAMQQQLLTASVNLGQPYITDAEGKVLFAIDKAQLNQPVEQVLPGLQNSLQASSTAGAAVSQRLRFGLSVLGLKDSAQPDQLVGWATSQTDKVLSQLNWRTVVAANPEGVLQQQQYRASQFGFAFLAGLGVVGLVGLLVARRTNRVVNDQVKQLERQYASLQTQQQLSIERSQWLGQMIETMRQSMGEAALLNTTVTELRYALSADRVMFYRCNDDWSGTIIAESVGANYRQFMGQTVNDLFREGSIERYQDEQVQVIPDVGRLGLTRAHKEMLAKFEIRASLIAPILQHGKLIGLLCAHQCATTRQWEPEDVDVFAKLSSQLGFVLEQSALISRQAKSVEKSRILNEIVDSMRRSFKEEDILNTTVNELRYTLEADRVVVYRIDGDQSAIILAESVGLTFSKLSGRVLRNPFPAAVMERFRVGQVWCMPDIDAEGLPPEFRAKLDELQVRGCIVAPVIQNGELVGLLSVHACEAARAWEKEDIGLVARLGGQLGLALNQAAILRRQTLSAERLRTLNEIVSVMRRSLKETEILNTAVQELRLILDADRVIVYRFATDPRQLDATLPLSHAGDVAAEATALSSERLAGRDLQGLFTEMPLERFKNGHVQSIPDIYLANLSPEHLQLLEDLQIRATIVAPILQNGELTGLLCAYDNDLRRWETQDLDLFAKLAIQLGYALDQSALIADTEREREAAKAAADATAEAQQLQQERFQQRAQELLRQVEPLTRGDLTVQARESNDEVGTIAKSYNEVIDALRETIAQVQFASRSVAATASDSEGAVSSLSLESRQQIQTVAHAIEQVQTMMNALHQIAARAEEAEGNVQRATKKLQSGDEVMDRTVSGMSSIRETVAETAKKVKRLGEASQKISRVVNLINGFATQTNLLAMNASIEAAKAGEEGQGFVVVAEEVRTLAQQSAAATAEIEQVVEEIQRQTNEVVAAMETGTEHVVNGTQLVEESRMHLSEITEVGMQLNQMVRDISQAAAAQTETSVSVKQTMLQVATIADTTSQQTQTVAESFSHLLKMAEDLQTSAAQFKVRRASK
- a CDS encoding hybrid sensor histidine kinase/response regulator, with product MTDNNTIKNHQSPDQSFQARFEAEVAAELAHLETVLRDGDLNRLIVALPAVLNSALALAQDSELPGLNAIVTLIQTALLNRPEQVVEVAHLSLSHLQQVQAVAEAGEDLQAVHPNEALLKIAETPDDLVELSQHLAELEAQSAMPLQVNPVQGTHTLPKFVTDSLVRELESVLDEDEAPEIDAQTPPVLPVNLMPVQEELSDSFVQQLQALIDEPSDLSHVIPAPQRTETLLDKAIAQSKQPVTSDQPVPSLADTTAANLETQEAGEPGQHRLQVRPLEVTSTLRKAIAKGGRSPFGEYSDPAQSIKSRLTDYYLATTVRVDLKRLTQLHNLVGELVTQENLAKLHNQQYQGIVDSVEKRFQQFDLITQELHYWLDKSQNTRAQIATAPSTSLPVNPAARLDSPTLRTAKTTNTDFDPLLLDHYNTLYVVAQSLMEELAQLQEAVQDIRLLTNESKYTQQKRQYTLKQVRDQLLRARMLPVADVLQRFPRMVRDLSLQHKKPVKVKLSGTQTLLDKAILEKLLDPLVHLVRNSFDHGIESQAGRIAQGKDLEGTIEIRAYARGNQTYIEVRDDGRGIDCDAIVRKIVERKLLTFEDAVQLSPQQLYDYIFMPGFSTTREVTELSGRGVGMDAVRTQVRQLKGSISIASEAGKGTVFKLRFPLTLTTAILVVFQIHNQLMALPVDTLVAVATASLDQIDLVDGQQVLLWQDKKVPLYPSEALLGSYPLAKKMPTYARYVPLSETHEMPVLILAGETEMLAIPVDRLLQEQELVVKPFGSIASAPPYFYGCTVLGDGSLVPVLDGQALITRSKTLNYENLLAPASATASLLENNDFSQLDNLEGLPIAASPATLQKTILVVDDSLTARHFLSMTLEKSGYQVMQAKDGREALDCLSLNPEIKAVFCDVEMPRMNGFEFLEQSRKSLGSTAPPVIMLTSRSSDKHVQTAQSLGAKSYLTKPYLEQELLQVLESCWS
- a CDS encoding CAP domain-containing protein; this encodes MPEAPNTNLSPQVTTLAAGVKVCDAQQNLTAKVCAGDGIESEERKLYRLLNEYRRQQGLPAIPLSPSLSLVANRHVRDFDRHTLAGHSWSNCRYDAANRSTYACMWQAPQRLGTAYPGNGYENSYGSSTGRVTAREALNSWKGSRSHNRVMLNQGVWKTQWQAVGIGIYQGRAVLWFGKERDPISE